Proteins from a genomic interval of Chryseobacterium indologenes:
- a CDS encoding polysaccharide biosynthesis/export family protein, which produces MKGKILAIFLALTLVSCKVNQSRPNDLNYMQNIEKVAIEASEKNSKSTIQTGDQLIILITAKDMDVVKPFNQNYSSSELIQTNTLAGSNMPNQGATILSGPTYIVDSNGDIDFPVLGKLSTLNKTLVEFKNELRQKMTQYVINPTVNVRIANFKVTILGEVNRQGDYTIANGQGTILNALGLAGDLTPYGKREDVLVIRTENGTVTHGRVNLQDANLINSPYYNLKQGDAIIISSNNTKDVMSKQNPNTGLILTGVSIAVTAIAVVVSLFKK; this is translated from the coding sequence ATGAAGGGAAAAATATTAGCAATATTTCTGGCATTGACGCTGGTTTCCTGTAAGGTTAACCAATCCAGGCCAAATGACTTGAACTATATGCAGAATATAGAGAAAGTGGCTATAGAGGCATCAGAGAAAAATTCTAAGTCTACAATACAAACGGGAGATCAGCTTATTATTTTGATTACAGCAAAAGATATGGACGTTGTGAAACCGTTCAATCAAAACTATTCATCTTCTGAACTTATCCAGACTAACACTCTTGCAGGTAGTAATATGCCAAATCAAGGGGCTACTATTCTTTCCGGACCTACTTATATTGTAGATAGCAATGGAGATATCGATTTTCCGGTATTGGGGAAATTAAGTACCTTAAACAAAACTTTGGTAGAGTTTAAAAATGAGTTAAGACAAAAAATGACTCAATATGTAATTAATCCAACCGTTAATGTGAGGATTGCTAATTTTAAAGTGACAATACTTGGAGAGGTGAACCGACAAGGTGATTATACAATTGCAAACGGACAAGGAACCATACTTAATGCTTTAGGCCTTGCCGGAGATCTTACGCCTTATGGGAAAAGGGAAGACGTTCTTGTCATCAGAACGGAAAATGGTACAGTTACACACGGACGAGTAAACCTACAGGATGCAAATCTCATCAACTCACCGTATTATAATTTAAAACAAGGTGATGCCATTATTATATCATCCAATAATACAAAGGATGTTATGTCCAAACAAAATCCAAATACAGGCCTTATTTTAACCGGTGTGTCTATTGCCGTTACAGCAATAGCAGTAGTAGTAAGTTTATTTAAGAAATAA